The Cystobacter fuscus DSM 2262 region CGTGGGTGCCCGTCATCCTCGTGAGCGCCTTCACCAACCCGAGGCTGCGCGCGCGCATGGAGTGCCTGCCGGTGCACCTGGTGTTGGATCAGTCCTTCGCGCTGGAGGACGTGCGCTCCGCGGCGCTGGCGATGACCGAGTCCGACGTCACCTCGTAGACGGCACCTCGTAGACTTCCAGGGGCAGGCCGTCCGGGTCGGCGAAGAAGGTGAAGCGCTTGCCCGTGTACTCATCCACGCGGATGGGCTCGGTGCTCACGCCGCGCCGGTTCAACTCGGCCACCACCGACTCCACGTCGGGCACGGCGAACGCCAGGTGGCGCAGGCCCTGGGCTTCCGGCCGCGTGGGCCGCGGCGGTGGGTTCGGAAAGGAGAACAGCTCCACCTGCACGCCCGGGCTGATCTCCAGGTCCAGCTTCCAGGAGCCGCGCGCCTCCCGGTACACCTCGTGGACGATGCGCAGGCCCAGCACCTCGCTGTAGAAGGCCTTGGAGCGCGCGTAGTCCGAGCAGATGATCGCCACGTGGTGGAGCGCGGGCAGCAGGGGCTTCATGGGCTCTCCCGCGACACGTCGAACAGCTCGCCGAGGCCGCGCAGCCGGTTCTTCTCCGTGGACTTGCCCTTCCGGTCCAGCAACCACGCGCGCATGCCCACCTGGCGCGCCCCCTCGACGCACTCCGGCCGGTCATCGACGAACAGACACGTCTCGGGCGCCACGCCGAGCGCGCGCGCCATGGCCAGGTAGGCCTCGGGCCGGGGCTTGGCGGCGCCAATCACCGCCGCCGACAGGGCCGCGTCCACCAGCTCTCCCAACCCCAGCGCCGCCAGGGAGCCGGGCAGGTCGAGCAGGGTGAAGTTGGACAACACGCCCACCCGGTAGCCGTGGCGACGCGCCTGCTCGAGCGCGGGGCGCGCATCCGCGAAGGCGCGCAGCGTGCGGCGGGGCTCGAAGCGGCACAGCTGGCCGCGCACCCCTTCATCCAGGCCGTGCGCCTGGCACAGGTGCGCCCAGAAGGAGTCCCAGAAGACGCGCTCGCTCGCGGCGTCGACGATGGCCTGGGCCCGGGGCGCCCACTCACGCAGGTGGGCTCCGAGCTGCTCGAGCCCGAAGGGCAACAGCCCGCTCAGCTCCCGGTGCGCGCCCGGCAGATCGAACTCGGCGAGCACCCCATCCCGGTCGAAGATGACGGCGTCCGTCACGCGGCCTCCTGGGGCTCGTCCTCGCCGAGCGAGTGGCGGATCTCCTCCTCGGTGATGAGCTCGTTGCCCCTGCAGCGCCGCAGTCGGTCCACCCAGGTGCGGGTCATCTCCTGGATGGCCGGGCGGAACTCGGGCGGCGAACTCATCACGCAGGTGCGGTAGTCGGCCAGCACGTGCCGCACGGTGCCGCGCACGCCCACGTCGAGGATGGCCTCGTGGATGGGGCGGTAGATCTTCGCGATGGTGGGGTTGAGGTGCGCCGGTGTCTTGTGCACCGCCGACGCCGAGGCCCCCGTCATCACGCGGCACACCCGCCACAGGTTCGCCACGTCGGTGCGCAGGCTCGGCTGGTTCTCGAGCGTCACCAGCAGCGGCCGCGTCACGGCGCCCATCAACACGTCGTCGTTCTCGCCCTCGGCGCGCCGGTCCTCGATGATGTTCACCAGGTCATCCACGTCCTGGAAGATGCGCCCGAAGGCCTCCACCACGCGCGGGGGCAGGGGGGGTCGCCCGTTGAGCCGCAGCGCCGTGTCGAGCCCGAAGGACACCCCCAGCGTGTTCTCGCGGTAGCGGTTGTCGAGCCAGCGCGCGAACAGCGACTCGTTGGGGTAGAGGTGCTGGCGCTCCCAGATCTGCAGGGCGTACAGCTCGGTGAACAGGTTCATCGTG contains the following coding sequences:
- the gloA2 gene encoding SMU1112c/YaeR family gloxylase I-like metalloprotein, producing MKPLLPALHHVAIICSDYARSKAFYSEVLGLRIVHEVYREARGSWKLDLEISPGVQVELFSFPNPPPRPTRPEAQGLRHLAFAVPDVESVVAELNRRGVSTEPIRVDEYTGKRFTFFADPDGLPLEVYEVPSTR
- a CDS encoding HAD family hydrolase, encoding MTDAVIFDRDGVLAEFDLPGAHRELSGLLPFGLEQLGAHLREWAPRAQAIVDAASERVFWDSFWAHLCQAHGLDEGVRGQLCRFEPRRTLRAFADARPALEQARRHGYRVGVLSNFTLLDLPGSLAALGLGELVDAALSAAVIGAAKPRPEAYLAMARALGVAPETCLFVDDRPECVEGARQVGMRAWLLDRKGKSTEKNRLRGLGELFDVSRESP
- a CDS encoding class 1 isoprenoid biosynthesis enzyme — protein: MNKDLVTLQYPQMFQGVFARRREVFVPLVEDARRSLHTLPVPEALRPFYDTVVRDNPQPSFMLLPLMFLATAEASGGIQAVHRRFLPVLLLTMEICAIVDDTVDRTPMRSGRRTFALRFGEPSTTPFVGSLIALAAQEAARVEPYLLGATMNLFTELYALQIWERQHLYPNESLFARWLDNRYRENTLGVSFGLDTALRLNGRPPLPPRVVEAFGRIFQDVDDLVNIIEDRRAEGENDDVLMGAVTRPLLVTLENQPSLRTDVANLWRVCRVMTGASASAVHKTPAHLNPTIAKIYRPIHEAILDVGVRGTVRHVLADYRTCVMSSPPEFRPAIQEMTRTWVDRLRRCRGNELITEEEIRHSLGEDEPQEAA